The DNA sequence atttagaaagCTGGTTACATGACTGTCATGTGAATGGTAAGAAAATATATAACTGAGttaattcatattaaaaaatatttatgaatttgcAAATGCGAGACCACGTTGATTAAACAGCATGTAGTGTATGTTAACTCATACATGCTTTATGGTATGTCAGTAGTAATAAGCAGATATCAGAATGTTCAATAAAGATTCCATTAGATTCCATTAATTTCTTAGGGCTAGAATTCCTTATCCCAGGCATGACAATCGTATGCACCAGTTCTTGTGATTTCTTGATAATAAGTTAACGTGTTCAACTGAAAGTGGTTTATTACTGAAAAAGCAGAGCATCGGGATCCTAGCACTGGGAATATCAAGCTTCACTTCTGCCTCTTAAAGATGAGCTGGTACTACAGCAAAAAAGATTACAAGAGTACCTCAATTCCCCAAGTTCTCAACTAATATTCTGTTGAAGCAGAACAGTAGTGAGCAATTTCACATTGAAATGCAATGCCACATCTTTCCCGGGAAAAGGTTACAGAGAAGGAGAGGATAAGGCCAGGGCCATTATACAAAATGGACATAAATTTATGCAACTGACATCTCTTCCATTCTCTCagtaaaagagtgagagaagtCGAGCAGCATAtcaatgacaaataaaaatgcttaaCCTCTACCTTGTTTTCCCCCCTTATATTCAATTCAGGTCCAGAGCTCGATCCAAACTGTTTAGATTAGCTGCTCTAACTTCATGACCTCACCCTTTTAAATGCTCAAATTGAAGCCTGTTGAAACAGATCCTCAATACTGAATTAAAGTTAATCCTACACATCATAGACAGTATTGCAGTGGACATCAACAAACATAAAAGACATACACATTTTTGTCCAATTCTTTTTGGTGTGATGGATAGATGTCCATTAGCTAAAATGAATCTTTCTTTCGTATTTCAAATCTTTTGGTTTTCAACTGGTAAGTTTTCAACTGGTActtaacaatatttttaaaagggCACACACCATCTCTGCATAATCTCACCTTTATAACACCTAATGAGCAACATGCCTATTTCTACTGCATATAGGTGGAGACGTAAAATTCTGGTGATATAAGGAGGCACAATGTTCATTTCACAACTCGCTAACAACAATCACACTGCTTTCTTTATCACATTTAGCATTGGAGACAAATAACTAAACAAGGCTGCTCCCACCAGAACTGacacaacaccacacaataCTAGGGGAAGGACCACCACCTTTTCAGCACACTATGATAAGTCTTCACAGGCTATGATGAGTCTTCACAGACCCAATGTAATGCCAAGATGGGTAAAGAATTGACTACCATTACACCACTGTCCCATGAGCATGACATACATAGAGAAGCCCAACCACCATGGACCTAATACACCTCAAAAAATAGGAAATTTTACAAACAACCCTaacattttcagatttaaaaatgtacctatgtaaattataaaacacattGTATCCTGCCACCACAGTAAAATGGgtcattagtttttttttcctattggTAGTAATagtcacagtttttttttttcaaaagataTTTCTTTGATAAGCTACAATAAGAGTAAGTGTTAACAATTACACTGGAAAAATATATGTACGTTTTTATATTCTCTATAtaattgttttgtctttttttaatacagaatgTATATATAGTGTAGTCATGGCCATATTGGCAAGAAAATAAAGGCAACTGTAACAATTACCACACATCTTACATCATGTGACTCAAGAATTGTGTGGTTGCTGAATGGGAGGagttaagaaaaaaagtgtTGGTTAGTGgcactttttgcatttttaaaataaaaaaataaaatcaagaatAAGGCTACGTGGGTGTATGCTCATCTGACACTAGCTGAGTAAAGACATTGTGGATCAAAGGTTTCTCTTAATACATCTGATCAAATTTTACCAATAAATACCCCTCTTTCCATCCTAGTTCAACATATATCTCAGTACCTAAATGTACAGACCAACTGAGGAAAAACCATCATCAGTCGTCATCATTTAAGAGCCATTCTGGACAGACCGAGCATCATTGGCAAAACCATGAGCTTGAAGTTGTAAAACACAGTAAAAGAGATTCCAGAAAATTGTACTTCCTTTTACGATACTTTTCATGTTTAAACTCACAGGAAGCTCTGAGTTCCAAAGAATTGCTTTTTGTTGTCTTTACATTCCCATGGAAAGTGTTGCTGGCATTTTGAAGAACCTTGTTTTTGTCCAAGTGTgacttttctgtctttatttaagTACGAGACTACTAAGACTCTTTCataatacacacagaaacattacaaaataaatatacagtacaatcgTATCACAGTTCATTagttcataaatataaaataaataataaatacacattataCTTCTCCATAAGTTTTGGATCTCTCAGGATTTTGGAAAAAATATCTataatggaaaagaaaatgacagccttatttaattataaaaaaccTTGTcagttcaaaatattttcacttaaaaaaagttttaaaaatctattgTCAAAAGAAAATCAGGTATAAAAAAAACggaaaatagttttaaaagtttttcttattattttatatttgtgttcattttaagATGGAAGGGGTATGTTGCATTGTTtcatattagtttttttttcaatgcagGAGGTgagttcaaataaataaaaaagtaaacaataaaaacatgaaaaatataaatacataaataaatgaatgttacaTATATTAAAAGAAGAATACATAAcataaattaatgttaataatttataaaacattgACAATGAAACCTATAAACTGTTAATTGAAAAGAAGTGCAATTCATTGTTGATAAATATAACAGATATGACTGGATTTAACTGAGTAGCAATACATTATATTACTCTAGcataaataatgcaaatgaatgaaaaggaACTAGTGCTTCTGCAATCTACAGgtatttaaagtattaaaatcTAACCGTTTATCTagaactaataataaaatatatatttataaatataatggcTGAAATTTGGAGGCGTGTGGTTTGacgtttacactgtagtgttaaCCAGATGGTATCTGATATGAATAATACACAGCTTAAAGACCCACATTGTGTTCTCTCTGTGAGTAGAGCGTGCACATGAGCTTGTGGCGAACAGGTACAATGGACCTCAATGACCTGAAGCTGTGGTGAGTCACTACAGGAAGTGCTGCATCTGCTGTGATAAAGGGCCAGTAGTCCCACATACACAATACAAAGACAATTTCATCCAAAGAGTTGGCTCTTCTTAATGCTGAAGTACACATTCTCTTCTTCATCCTCAGCTTCACTCTCAATGACATGCAACACTCCTTTAATTGTGTggtaaaaataagcaaaaacaagcttctcttttttttcccctctggcCAAACAGAAGGATTTGGTTGTGGTCTTTTCATCCTCTGCTTCCAATCCAGCAGTGTTTGTGGATTTTGGAACGAATATGTTATAtacatatttctcttttctcttgtcACAGAATGCTCCCTGGGATGAAGGCTGTTATTATTCAAAAACAGCTGAATGCCCATTTTTGTGTGTACCATTTGCATGTACTTTCTTTGCATCTACacacatcatttctcttctatgcCTCTAGTGGGCGATGCCTCACGTCACACCTTAATGCCTTTCACTGCCTGGTTGATGGTCTCCAGCAGGGCCTTGTTCTCGGGGTTCTGGTAGCAGTCTTTATTGGTGTACATGTCAGTCAGAGTACTCACATAGTTTTCAAAAttctgctctgtgattggttcCTGCTGTGAGAGAGGAAATTGGAGCCAATGATGcaaaacagtttgtgtgtgtgtgaattcatatgtgaatgtgtatgtttgtgtgtggtttattATTCATCAATATGGGTGGGAATTTGTGACAATGAGCCATATTTACTGGAAGTGCTGGCATTTTGAGTTCACTAAACAATGAATGATAATCAAGTAAACATTACAGCCATTTAGCGTTACACAGAGTAACACTGCTAAAAaaattgtgctgtgtgtgagtgtgtgtgtgtgtgtgtgtgtgtaaaaactcACCATATGGGGCAGACGGATATTGGCCAGGCTGCGTATCAGAGCTTGACTGAGTCCTGACAGCTCCATAAACAGTGCTTCATTCTGCTCCTCAATGATCTTATTCTCCTGCTCAATGTTTTTCAGGTTTCTCTCCATGGATGAGATCTGAGtttaaaaatggtaaaatggtaaaaataaattgtattacCACTAAGTgacacaaatacaaattcaattCTGTTGGGCCAACATTGGGCCACCATGATCAAAAGACTTTCATCCACCTTTAAACCTTTAAATCCACCTTGTCTTGCCAATCTGTTGGGTAAATGTTGGCccaacacatatatatatatatatatatatatatatatatatatatatacacatacacatacacatgcaaagaaatgctgtagagcaaagatgccttcaaaaataatgaaactaaatgtttctacattttaaaaaaatatgataaagagcagtaatcagtaataaatgaaacaaagtcaatattagGTGTGATGAtctttcacttaaaaaaaaaatagtagtctcaggtacaatttgtgcagttttataaggaaattagctgtaagttttactgagcatcagcaatccttttttttttttttttttttttttttactgtttttttttaaagctacagGTTGAAAAATACTATAGTGAAAGAAGGTTTGTAACTTGGGTTATGCTGTGTGCTTTTCCACTGCACAAATCTTAAAGCTGAGAGAAGCTGAGTCCCAAACCATGTTGTGCATGCTAATTTATCTAAATAGTATTGACACCATTGGTGTACTGACATACTTACTATTCAGTGTGGTATCACTAATCTAACATAAGGGACAtggtgtaattatttttaaactgatcatATGTGgaataattacaattatatttGCTTCTAAGTCTCAAGTGgagaataaaaattttattgtaCGCATTAACGTGACTGTCATTACTAAGTACTAGATGAAAGAACAAAACTTCTCTCCTTTAGCAAGAGCTAGTCTTTTAGCTAGCGTGCTAAGGTTAGGTCTTTTCTGCTTTATTGTGTACTCGCAGTGCTGTGTTTATGAATTACCAACCCAATTGCCCAGTTCCACTGTCTAAGATAAGAACACAGCACAAAGCCAAAATTAGCAAGCTACAAATCTAATATTAGCACACTGGCTAAAGCTCAGTGAAGAAGAAATGCTTCTCTCTGTTGTGATCTGTCAGTGCACTACCTCTACCAATTTCTGTCAGTGAGTTTGATTATTGTGAGAAATCTAGCTCAAGGACAGTTGAAGGGATGCCTATGGCTGTGTGTTAAGTCATACCAGAAATGTGAGGGTAGCTCTTTGGCTGTACTTATTTCAGGCATGATGACGTAGCACATAGTTGTGATGGTGTACCAATCAGGTGTGCCAATCTGAACCCAACAGTcctgactgaattactgtaaaTTGCTCTTACCAGGATTACCAGGGCAACTCACAGCAGCTCTGGAATATCATGTTTTagcatatatatttttctccCCTGACTCAAGAATGCTTTCATTTTAACCAAAAATATCCTGCATACTGTAGCTTTAAATTAACCACAAAATTAATCCCATTCCACACACATGATCCAACAGGATGGGTCGTTTTTTTAGACCATTAATATGATTAATAGCTAACCTGTGTTTGGAGGTTGACCATATCGGCTTCCATTTCGTTGTTGGACTCACTGAGGTCACTGATTTCTTTATTGAGTTGCTTAATGTCTTCATCATTATCTAGcactaaaaaaaacagaatacatAAATTAGAATATATGAAAAGTAACTGACCTGAAAAGGACAATGAATAAATATACTGCTCTCACCATCGCTGGCCTTAAACTTGGTATTCATGTAGTCCTCCCCAGGAAACTTGGCTTTCTTCTTAGCCAGTGAGGCGCGGGGACAGCCGGAGAGACTGGAGATCAAAGGACaacaaatgatgaaaaattCAGTAGATGGAATAAAAATCCCTCACATAAAAAGAGCTGTTTGCATCTGCTCATAAAAGTTGTCTAAATGTCTAAAATGCAAATACCTAAAAATATTCTATGAAATAACAGGTTCCACATGGTCTCATGCTATCCCCAACTAGCAGCCCTTTTTCAGAATATCTGTGTAGGACTATACCTGCGATGAGTAAGGAAGCTGCCGTTGGCATGGCCTGATCCATCACAGCCTGGTGTGGGACAGGTGGGCCCCTCCGTCTTGAAGGCCTTCCAGGAGAAAGGTGTGCCATTCAGCATGCCTTCCTTCTGGCGCCGTGCAGCCAGTGGGCACCCATATGCACTGCGGTGGGTGGCATACTTCCCACTGATATGACCCAGACTGTCACAGCCTGGTACTGGGCACCTGGGAGGGGACAAATTTTGAGATAGACAATAAGAAAGAGAATATTGAGGGAGGATGGAAAAAATGGAGACAAAATGGAAGGGACTGAAAGGTTAACAGCAACATATTTAATCAGAAATATCATTCTTATCATAAAGTAACTCTGTATCTTTAATTGTAATAATGAACACTTCAGTTAATTGCATAGTCATGAACCATGATCacaatttttaatattcatttgcaCTCTTGACCACTAAAACCTTAGTTTCCATACAAATTAATGTTATAGAAGCAAAAAAAGTGTAGGTGTAAACCATGTGTATTCACTGTTGTGATACTGGAAGAGCCAGGTTCTGTTTGAGAAAGCTTTCTGAACTACATTAAGctgtagtgcactacagtgaAATGACTGTCAGTTAAAAAGTCTGTGACCAGGAATAATTTGAACGTGGGTGATATTTATCTCTCCAATGAAGGTATTAAAGGTCCAGCTACAACACTGTTCCATAACTGAGACAATACAATAGTATAGTATTGTAAAAATCTTTCTATGTGGTACGAACTTTAAGAGTTCAGAGTCTTCTTTGTCTTCCTTGGTAGGTGTTGTTTTGATTCCACCTTTCTTGGCACGAGGACACCCagacaaactgaaaacagaaagtGTGAAGCCCATTAAGAGAGGAGGCAGAAAGCAACACCAGCCAAATACTGGCCAAGATAAGACAGGCCAAATTCAAATAACAGTACAGGTAGAGTCAGTAGCTTAATTTTCATTACCCATTCAACAGCAATAGGGAAGGGTCTCATCTCCATATTGTGTATGattagtgtgtatgagagtgtatgagtcCTAACTACAACTACACTGTCTCACTCTGAGCTTCTCTGTCCTGcaatgtttatgtatatattagtgtaaaagaaaatgtgtgtttgaggaTGAGTATATGAGGAGTTGGATTAGCCATACCTTCGGTGTGAGGCGTAGTTACCAGTGATGTGGCCAGATCCATCACATCCTGGGGTTGGGCACCTGGATGAGTAAGAGCAATGGACAAACATTATCAAGAGGGCACTATGATTAGCACTGGATAATAACAGCACAAAGATGAGCACTGTTAGCACAAACATTTAGTCATATATGAAAGACTGCTAAAATGACAATGCTTGTGATAAAACAGACATTTGCATGCAAACATGTAGTTGTGACATTTTATAGAAGAAGCAGGGGTAAGTTGGATcagaagttattataacagcaacttGAAAAACCTGTAAAAAAAGTATATGGTAGTGTAGCATAGAGAAATAAAGCAAACAGAGCTATAACACATACTTGAGTTCAGTTGCATGTGCTGCCATGAGGGAACGAAGACTCTTATCAGCAAGAGGGCACCCAGACAGACTGAGACACAGaaagggggaagaaaaaaaggagaggagaaagagagaaagaacccAGAACATCCCACATCAGTACCAGAAACAGAAACCAGGCAGGAAAGAGGCAAGAAAAGGCTAAATATGTATTTTCCTCACACTAAGTGGTGATTGTTTTGTGGGTTTAAGTACAGGTAAAAAATTTCTACTCAAGCTAACACACAGTGCTTGAGCCAGCATGGTCACATGATTACGAATTCATCAGAAATCAGAGAAGGTTAGGGCGAGGGACAATGCTACTGGGTGTAGTATCAAATTGCCAACTAAACAGCCCTCAGTCATTAGAATATAAATTTTGCACAAGATCAGGAAGTTCTAAGCAGCCTTGCTACGCGGTAGAGGAAGCAGGAAGCAGGAGCGTAGGAAACATGGGCTCCTCCCAGCACCCTACCTGCGGTGGGATGCATAGTTTCCAGTGATATGGCCACTGCCATCACAACCAGGAGTGGGACACCTACACAGAGTAGAACAGAAGAGCAAGTCTGAGTACAGAAAATTTAGAATGTATGCTTAGTAGACAAAAACAGGcataaaaataacagtaaagacAAATGACCTTGCAGCAACTTGCAACCCTATACGAGTCTAATTaaatcagcagaaatgtaaaatatgtgaGTCTGTGGCTGAAGACACTCACATAAGGAGCTCTTTCTTGCACTCCCTGGGCTGGAACTTGACTTTGAAGCTGGGGGTTGTGACCTCTCCAGGATACTTCCTGTCCTCCGGGCACTCCTGTGCTGTGTCACAGTCCTCAGCATCAGAGGAGACAAAAGACTGGGCAGTATGATCCATcttcagacaaacacacacacacacacacacacacacaattaatacatttaaaaaaacaaaacaaaactgagaGCTCGCCCTTTTGAAGAGACAAAAATCCACCCAAAACAAAGGCTAGATGTGAGTACAATCATTTACTTACTTTAGATGATTTACTTTGAATTTCCTTTAAAGATCAATTCCTTGTTATGTTAATTGTTTTCAAGTAAAAATCTTGTATATTATGTTTTAACTGTGTATTGCTGTACTAAGCaatgaaaataattacatgTCCTACATGTCTACATTTAGTAGACAAGGTAAACAGACAGTTCTGTTTTATCACTGTTAAGTGATATTTAATTGTCTAGTGACTAGAGAAAACTAGTCTGGTCCTTGATTGTGTCCTAAAAGCTTGAAATCTTACCTCCTCTAGCTCCTCCTCCCTTTGCCGATTAGGTTTGGTGTAATCCAGAGGCCCCTCCCACTCCTCCTGCTTGTAGGCCTGTAAGTGGGGTGAGATGGCTGTGTTGCCATGGTGCccggatgatgaggatgatgaagagaGGGCAGGGGAGCGCATGCCTGGGCTTGTGCTCAGTGGGCCTCCCTCTTTCTTTATGGGCTTCTTCATACTTAAGTCTAGAGTGCCATTCTCATCCACCTCGATCTCCATGTTCTAAAACAAGGTTACACAATAACCTTATGATAAAGTGTCCCTGGTTACTACTTTTGtagagttaataaaataaatattagacTGCATAAAGTACTGTTCCTAATCTATAtgctgttcatttaaaaaaaaataattaattgttttCATGAGAAAACATCATTGTACAGCCCCATCCAGTGTGTTGTGAGCTAAGTGTGTATGAACAGTGCTGAGTGTTGGGGTGAAGAACAAGAAAGCCAGCTGATCCCGGCACGGCAGTGCTCTGATTAGAGTCAGGCCACTAGGCTTCTCAGCCCATTAATCTTCCCCTTTTATCCTCCACCACTAAAAACGTGGCAgtaaatcaacaaaaatgatgAAGTAGTCACTCTATTTAGGAGGCAGAAAGCTTAAAAAAGATATATACACTACAATATCAGAGCCAGAACTACAGTATAAACTCCTCAAGtgtggagggaaagagagagagtgagaggagctGATGGATGTGGATAAAGGGAAAAGTATTTGGAGAGTCACATTACATAGTCTTTCACATAGTCTTTCTGACTATACAAAATCATTGAACCGCCTTCATCCTCTCATTAGACCAGTGGGAATAATAAACAGAAGAGCCAAGCACATGTGCTTCTGGGCTATCCATGGAAAACTTAACACTTAATTCTGCTGTTAATGCAATAACAGCAAAGCATAGcaaaaaagaagggaaagaagaataaataaaataagaagagGAGTGGTGATGCAACTAGGCCTCAACAGCAGTTGGCATCGGGAAGCATTTCACTCCAGCTCATGATATATTTATGAAACTGCTTTATACTGAAGGCCAATTTTCCCATAGCCACACAAtgtaacacattcacacaactTTGCACTTCTGCCCCATTGACGTGAAATTGCGTTTGAAAAGCTTTAGGACAAACTAATTCAGTTCTTTTCTGAATGTCAGTGTAGTACTGAGTTTTCTCTGCAGATTTACAGTATTGACATTCATGTTGCTGCAATAGGTTTGAAATCAATGTGTGTGACCTGTACCTTATCCTGGTGTTTGGTGCTGAGGTTCTCAGGCCTTTCCCAGCACCGAGTAGACAGGTTTAGAATGGCTGTAGCGGCCATGTGTGCAGCCTCAGCATCATGGGAGTAATCATGGGCTCCACACGAGCTTTTTCCATAGGTGCTTTGCATGCTGGGACTTGGGGGAGAAGTCCTTGGGAATGAAGGTTTGGCTGTGGAAAAACAGGGGAGACAAATTAATGCCATTTCTTACCACACTGTCTATATTTTGGATAAGCTTTACTCAGACTTGTGACTTGCTTTTACTTACATTTGAAAACTTTGGGTGAGCTTTCACTAGTGGGTATCTGTGGGGCAAGCATACGTTTGCCGAACACTTGCACATCAAAGCTTGCATAATCAAAGGACACCTTCGAGTACTTCTCCAGCTCTTTAGCCAGGTTAGCACGGGGTGTGTTGGGAACCATGCTGGCTGCCCTATAGCTGCCACACTGTGGCATCTCGAGCTGCTTCACAAAACACATGggtctagagagagagagagagagagagagagagagagaaagagagagagagagaacaagtgTGATTAATGCaggtaataaaataacatataagGTATCCTTTAAAGTTtcctttatgattttttttaatagctaaAGACATATTTCCATACAATATGTAAAGACATATTTCCATACAAGCCTTTTTCAAAATATCACAATTGCAAAAAGctagtaaaagaaaatgtgactaATCAATTATGAACAACAAGATTTCTACCTGAggtacatatttaatttttttttaatatccaggcatttttttcagttctggCACTTCTTTTCAGGCTTTCTTATGCacaaatttaaaattcataaaaacagacaaaagagTAAAACAGTAGGATTAAACAGTGTCTTATCATCTCTGGCCACATTTGCATTTTGTAGAGCATGGAATTCATGAGCTTTATAATGGTCTTCCTTGAGTCCAGTGAGTCTTGATCCTAAATTATCTtttagggcaaaaaaaaaaaaaattcctctaacatgatgtgtgtgtgtgtgtgtgtgtgtgtatgtgtgtgtcttagaCAGTGAAAGAATTCTGTATTGTGTCATTGTAATAATTTGTATGTCCACTGCCATCCTGGGGTTTCTTAACTTTTATTATAGTTTAATCACTATTAATATCACCGATCAAACAAAAAGTTACAAAATAGTAATTACATAGGGAAaacattgcataaatatttaatcagaGACCGTTTTTAGTTACTGACTTATAAAACTGACATCCGAGATTCTCAGAGCTCACAGAATGCtaaactatttaaatatgtagAGTGAACAAAAACGTCACAAATATTTTCAGTTGACTTATTCCATATTCAAAACTTCTAATAGACATAGACGTGTTGATCAAAAATGTTAGTATAAGGTGCTGATGAGCAAAGATGATTCACATATCACATATATTTGGAACAGCATGTTTGTCTTAGGTTGTTATTGTATTTCCTTCTCTGATTAGTCACGATGGCATGCAGAGGATGAGAGTTGTTATCCGATATAGCCTTGAGTTTAAGTCGGTGCATTCCCATTAGAGCAAGGTGACATATGCACATCTCTTTTGTGACCTCTATGTCTGCTCCTAATGGGCTCCTGCACCACACTGACGCTCATTCAAATTATAACTGTACTAATAAGAGAAGTCTCTGTCTATTGAGACAGGAATCTGCATTGCTTTCCGACAACAGACATCCTTCCTGGAGGAAAGTAATTATTTTTCTCATACTCCATGCCCTGTAAGCCCATTAATTAGCTTATCTGCAGCATAATTagtgctatggggctgctttgTGAACTTGGTATGATAGACTAGGCTGTTCTATATTAGAAGGGCAGGGAGGGGGGTTAAGGTTGAACAAAGAATTCACCAATCAAGGGCAAGTGAATTTGGTCCTTTGATTGACAGCTACGTATGTCAACCAGCTGTAGCAGGTGGTTTAGTTTATCATGCTGTTACATTGATGCATGCCATCTCTATTGATTTTATAGCAGTGTAACATTGTAAAATGTATTCTATACACTGAAAGTATGTTATCTGCATCTtggttgttgtgtatgttgtgtataattcttctgtccttttttcttaTGACCAAAAAGAACAGTGCTAAAACCTGAAAGTCTGATCTGTCTGACTCACCCAGGAGAAATAGGAATGAATGAAAGTGCAAAATGCAGCTAATGCCATAGACTAACCTGAGAACTCTCTCTGGGTTTGGGCTACCTTTGGGCTGCTCTGTCATTGGCTGCAACAGCTGCTGCTTGTCGTGGCTCTTGGACAGCTTCTCAGCAGCGGCAATTGGACATCCAGATAAACTAGAAAGAGCGCATTAAGTGTCAGTGAAAGCATGGGAAAGGTATGTGAACATATGTGAGAATCTGCAGGACTAATGGGAGGTGCAGCAGCGTGACTAATGGGAGATGCTGTACCTGCGGTGTGTGTTGCGATTACTGTTGACGTGGCCTTGTCCTGTGCAGCCAGGCGTAGGGCACTTCAGAACATTCTCATGCATGGCTAggactgcacacacaaacaaaacacacagagaaccaaatcaaatataaatacactgttaaaaaaaatcagtaaattcataaagaaaaaaaaacatataaattgacatgttcattgtttttcaaagaaattaaattaatggcAATTATCAATAACTgttcaattaaattatttagttgtaattgtacagtatttgtagatcttttaaaataaaaagcacaat is a window from the Pangasianodon hypophthalmus isolate fPanHyp1 chromosome 16, fPanHyp1.pri, whole genome shotgun sequence genome containing:
- the myt1b gene encoding myelin transcription factor 1 isoform X2; its protein translation is MKLCGTFLENEYRGELVNQRWTRGDKISRCQPSLRPQNRAIKMSLDIDDKRACTRSKGGRTPTEIIVQDLSCPTPGCNGSGHISGKYARHRSTMSCPIARKRRLQEEAEQNHSPSKRKSHPLKLAMDGRFNAESEGSSEEMDVKEEDEEVESETHQQYGSEEHAGEEEQEARSSSTNEGEAGDEEECMIIEASCTKKAKSVETNDLSNYEHIVANSLLHLSSHNNHTTTPQQQQQQQQQQKQQQQQHPVTIGAKGNSSTRTEEEENNEGKRDGKKDESQTTAQTSTMNGMNEKTEEEMVKEVENGKQDESDHQYFTEEISKQLSEDDKKPQVEKTCKEEYNKDEDANDQKLEQYDLSDPSVNVETQGSQKEDYSTQKPLSPQSCMSSQASAAPMIIEVRSEESDKDDENRDDEEEEQSMIADESEMYDMMRGNLRLLEQAIALKAQQVKGNREFTPISEHHRYFPLDDQPAKHMELLRKSYYCKESSRPEKREVKCPTPGCDGTGHVTGLYPHHRSLSGCPHKDRIPPEILAMHENVLKCPTPGCTGQGHVNSNRNTHRSLSGCPIAAAEKLSKSHDKQQLLQPMTEQPKGSPNPERVLRPMCFVKQLEMPQCGSYRAASMVPNTPRANLAKELEKYSKVSFDYASFDVQVFGKRMLAPQIPTSESSPKVFKSKPSFPRTSPPSPSMQSTYGKSSCGAHDYSHDAEAAHMAATAILNLSTRCWERPENLSTKHQDKNMEIEVDENGTLDLSMKKPIKKEGGPLSTSPGMRSPALSSSSSSSGHHGNTAISPHLQAYKQEEWEGPLDYTKPNRQREEELEEMDHTAQSFVSSDAEDCDTAQECPEDRKYPGEVTTPSFKVKFQPRECKKELLMCPTPGCDGSGHITGNYASHRSLSGCPLADKSLRSLMAAHATELKCPTPGCDGSGHITGNYASHRSLSGCPRAKKGGIKTTPTKEDKEDSELLKCPVPGCDSLGHISGKYATHRSAYGCPLAARRQKEGMLNGTPFSWKAFKTEGPTCPTPGCDGSGHANGSFLTHRSLSGCPRASLAKKKAKFPGEDYMNTKFKASDVLDNDEDIKQLNKEISDLSESNNEMEADMVNLQTQISSMERNLKNIEQENKIIEEQNEALFMELSGLSQALIRSLANIRLPHMEPITEQNFENYVSTLTDMYTNKDCYQNPENKALLETINQAVKGIKV
- the myt1b gene encoding myelin transcription factor 1 isoform X3, whose translation is MKLCGTFLENEYRGELVNQRWTRGDKISRCQPSLRPQNRAIKMSLDIDDKRACTRSKGGRTPTEIIVQDLSTMSCPIARKRRLQEEAEQNHSPSKRKSHPLKLAMDGRFNAESEGSSEEMDVKEEDEEVESETHQQYGSEEHAGEEEQEARSSSTNEGEAGDEEECMIIEASCTKKAKSVETNDLSNYEHIVANSLLHLSSHNNHTTTPQQQQQQQQQQKQQQQQHPVTIGAKGNSSTRTEEEENNEGKRDGKKDESQTTAQTSTMNGMNEKTEEEMVKEVENGKQDESDHQYFTEEISKQLSEDDKKPQVEKTCKEEYNKDEDANDQKLEQYDLSDPSVNVETQGSQKEDYSTQKPLSPQSCMSSQASAAPMIIEVRSEESDKDDENRDDEEEEQSMIADESEMYDMMRGNLRLLEQAIALKAQQVKGNREFTPISEHHRYFPLDDQPAKHMELLRKSYYCKESSRPEKREVKCPTPGCDGTGHVTGLYPHHRSLSGCPHKDRIPPEILAMHENVLKCPTPGCTGQGHVNSNRNTHRSLSGCPIAAAEKLSKSHDKQQLLQPMTEQPKGSPNPERVLRPMCFVKQLEMPQCGSYRAASMVPNTPRANLAKELEKYSKVSFDYASFDVQVFGKRMLAPQIPTSESSPKVFKSKPSFPRTSPPSPSMQSTYGKSSCGAHDYSHDAEAAHMAATAILNLSTRCWERPENLSTKHQDKNMEIEVDENGTLDLSMKKPIKKEGGPLSTSPGMRSPALSSSSSSSGHHGNTAISPHLQAYKQEEWEGPLDYTKPNRQREEELEEMDHTAQSFVSSDAEDCDTAQECPEDRKYPGEVTTPSFKVKFQPRECKKELLMCPTPGCDGSGHITGNYASHRSLSGCPLADKSLRSLMAAHATELKCPTPGCDGSGHITGNYASHRSLSGCPRAKKGGIKTTPTKEDKEDSELLKCPVPGCDSLGHISGKYATHRSAYGCPLAARRQKEGMLNGTPFSWKAFKTEGPTCPTPGCDGSGHANGSFLTHRSLSGCPRASLAKKKAKFPGEDYMNTKFKASDVLDNDEDIKQLNKEISDLSESNNEMEADMVNLQTQISSMERNLKNIEQENKIIEEQNEALFMELSGLSQALIRSLANIRLPHMQEPITEQNFENYVSTLTDMYTNKDCYQNPENKALLETINQAVKGIKV